GATTCATAAATCAAACATATTTAGATGAGCCCTTATCTAAATACTCAAATAATCTGAATATTACTGGgacattattatatattttgccGACCATCAAATTTGCATACTTCAGCTCGACGATAGATAAAAATAGAGACAATACTATTAAGCCTGGAGATGTTGTAAAAGAAGCTACTGTTCTATTCAGAGAATCTGGTGGAATAGTACTACAATTAGCTAAGAGTGGAATACGGGGATTCGTTTCCTTTAAAAGAACAAGTGTTGAATATGATACAATCATTGAAAAATTTGCACCTGGTACCACACATAAATGCAGAATATTATCATACAGCTGGTTAGATGGAATTTATATCTGTACCATGCAACGTTCACTGTTGGAACAGAAGTATTTTTCATTGTCTGATTTTAAACCTGGCGATGTGATAAATGTAAAGATCACAAATATTGATAAAGTGAATGGTTTCATTAATGTACAACATGGTAAATTTAATGGGCAAATTGCACCAGATCATATATCTGACGAGGGCTTAAGTGCCTTAAAAAAGCTGAAAGTCGACGAAGAAGTAGAAGCAAGAGTCTTGTCCGTTCATATAGACCGAAAAAGAATATATCTCACTTTGAAAAGATCTTTAATAACGAGTGACTTGCCTATTTTAGCAAACATACAAGACGCGAAAATTGACGCAAAACACCACGCAACTATCATTCAAATACATAAGCGTggaatattggtaaagtttttcGGGGATGTTAAAGGCTGGATTCCACATTTTGCTCTTGACACGCTAACATCTAACGTAAATTGGAACTATTCGATTGGACAAACAATTTCGGTAAAAATTCAAACAGTGAACGCAGATTCGGGAGAAATAACTCTAAATGTGGCTAATCAGGACATACAAGTTGAAAAAGCAACATTCGATATTGGTGAAGAAGTAGAAGGCACAATAATAGAATCATCCACTCAGGGATTATATTTAAGAATCAGTAGAAATGAAGGACAAACTGTTAGTACAGGATTTTTACCAGCTGGTCACATGTCACCTTGTATGGAGATAGCAGCTCTACTAGCATCAAAATATGTTCCTGGTGATACACTTTCAGCTCTTGTATTTGCTACAGTACCTAATCTAATTTTAACTAGGACTTTTGTAACTCAAGGAAGATACAGGAATTttgaaaaactgaaaataggAGACTGTATACCTTGTACGATCAAAGATATGGAGCCAGATGGTATAAGACTAATTTTACCAGTTGCAGAATGTACGCCATTTGGATATGTGTCCTATAGTAACGTTAGTAATTTTAATTTACTGCACACAAACCAAATTTTAAtggcaaaaatattttctattaacaaGAAAGAACAACAATTAGGACTAACATTGTcgctaaagaaaatatacgaTGATCTATCTGATCCTAAAAGTAGAATGGTGGCAGCATTGGATACATTAAtcctgtattttaataaattagtagAACTTTCAAAGAATTCATACTACAAAAACAGACCAATTGCATCTGTAAAATTAGGGCAGAGAGTTACTGGAACGATTGAAAAAATTACAGCTGATGGTTTGGTTGTTCAATTGCAGAATAACTTGCTCGGTATAGTGTCTAAGGATCATTACTctgagaataaaaaaatagggGACAAAATTTCTGGAACGATTATATGGAAAAATTACGTACACGAGCTTGTTGAATTGACCACGTTATCGTCAATAATGCATAAAATAAGTGCCAAACAAAATAAGCAAATACAATTCCCTGATGGCAAATTGCTACGTGGTAGAATTTTAATGGTGACAAATTGGTTTATCTTGATATTCCTTCAAGGTATTGGTAAAGGAACTTTAGCTGCGATACCTGTACGTCGTCACATAAATGATTTACAGCCAGATCTAACACCTTATACCattcattctaaaattaaatgttacgcCTTATTAAATTCCAAAGAATCCGATATTATGCCTCTCTGCATCATAAAATCTGCATTTGAGAAGAAGTATTGTGTGAGAGAGAAATCAGGTgataataataacttaaaaagaaagaaacaaaatcaagAGAATGTGGTACTcaccaaaaaaataaaaattgaaaaattacagGAAGTACCAAAGATGGAAAACAAAgggaaacgaaacagagaaaaaccagagaatgatttagaaaaggaatatTCAAAGACAATCTGTGATGAACAAAtaggagaagaaaagattaaatTGGAAGATACCAAACCTTCCAAAAAAAATTTGAGAGACACActtaaaaatgttaataatgATAAGGATAACGAGCAGAGGCCAAGGACATCTGCGTGTGGATTTTTCTGGGATAGCAACCCTGATTTGACTCTCCTTCAGGATAAAGAGTCATCTAGTGATAGTGAAGATGAAATAGAGGAAAAACCAAAgctgaaaaataagaaattaagcGCCGCTGAACGTCGAGAACAAGAAAGACAGAAGGAACGTGAAATTCGTCAAAGAGAGGAAGCGCTTGCCAATAACCTGTTACCAAATTCTGTAGATCAGTTCGATAGATTAGTTTTAGCTAGTCCAGACAGTTCAATAATATGGTTACAGTATATGGCATACCATTTACAGACGACAGAAATCGAGAAAGCAAGAGCAGTTGCGAGACGAGCGGTGAAAACGATTAATTTCAGGGAagagaatgaaaaattaaacgtttggaaTGCTTGGTTGAATTTAGAGTCTAAATACGGAATTCCTGAATCATTGAATGATGTTTTTCAAGAGGCAGTAAGGTCTAACGATTcactaaaaatatacaatcACATGTTGACTGTTCATGTCGAGGCTGGCAGGCAGATCGAACTAGAGAAAACAATTAATACCATGATCGGAAAGTTTAAACATATTCCCGAAGTATGGTTTAATTGTGGAGAAGCTTTGGTAAAAATGGGTTTGAAGGACAAATCAAGGCATATTATGCAGAGAGCATTGCAATCTTTGCCAGCATCTGAACGTATGTatacaatagaaataaaatgttataaagaataaaatactaatataatataaattttacagaTGTAAATCTAATGGCAAGGTTTGCGATTATGGAGAACAAATTTGGGGATAAAGAGAGAGCACAAACTCTGTTTGAGCAAATTCTAAGTTCCTATCCGAAACGGGTGGATATATGGTCCTGTTATGTTGATTCTTTGGTTAAATCTAATGATATTGATATAGCAAGGTAAACATATTGTTTCAACTATATTTTGTCTGTTTAATTTCATAGAGAATTTactttataataatttgtatttacagGAAAGTTCTAGAGAGAGCAGTTCTTCAGGTATTACCACCTAGAAAGATGAAAATCCTGTATAAAAAGTTTATCAATTTGGAAGAACAGCATGGTACTCAGGAAGACGTGATTCGTGTTCAACAAATGGCTGTAGAATATGTAGAGAAGCAGTGTACAAgatgataaaaaataataaaacattttgacaagtattttattacatCATGTGAGCAAAACCTTAATTACACAATGCCTAAAAAAGTCCAGTTATGTAAAGTTTTCTACCACATATGCAAAGtactattaatattgatacatataaaaatgaaaaaagtaacaTAAATTGACATATTTATAATTTCTCTGATTTCGTAATGACAAAACCAGGAATATGACTAATCAAGAGAAAAAATAAAGGATAAATATATGATTTCAATCAAAAGTTTTTTAGCACTTTAGGGACGCAACTACTCCACTGTACAGCAGTAGTTTTAGCTGACCGATTGTTACAACCACGTCCGCACTATTGACTTCAGGTCTCGGCGACATTTAAATTATGTCTGAAATTGTACTAATTGGTTTTGTAAGTACCCAGGTAGATATCCTTATCCAAGAAGTCTTCATTTTTGTACTTCCCGTTCGTGATTGTTACGTTTTGCGTCTATCTTCTTAAGCATCTTTGTTGAGGTAATTCATGCTGCATCCTGAAGACAGTAAATTCATATTGTTTCGACTTGAGATTTCTATCTGATTCATTTGTGAGGCTCTGTATGAAGTGTATGTCGATCAGTTTGAAGAAAGACACGATTTGAATTTTTGGATGaactacaaatttttaatagcTAATAGCCAAAACTGAGAAGCTAAATCAAAAACCGCGCGGTCAGCGTCTACTTCTTCGACCGTTGGGTCTTCGTGGCGCTTCTGACACTGGTGAAATGTAGCCATAGACTATGGACATAGAAATATGGATTATATTCGTGATTTGTGATGTAGTCGCACGTGGGTTGCCTCATTGCCTGTTGCCCCGGTTTAGATAGTTCCCCCAGCTGGTTTAGGATCTGTTGCCTGCGGCCTGCGAAGCAGAAAAATCAGAGAGCGATATGTCTCATTAAGTTCCTCAGAATAAAATATTATGCCTATTTGCGTGGTAAGGTTTGCATTCGAAAAGAAATACCCTGTATAAGACAAGTTGTGCGATAATAATAACTTGAAAAGagttgatatttttaatttcatagagTGCTTACTTCATAAATGAATTTGTAGGAAAGTCCTGGAGAAAGCACTTGTTTAAACATTACTATGTAAAAGGATGAGGATCTCGTTCAAAATGTATATCTAGTTTGAAGAACAGTATGGTACTCAGAAAGGTCTGGTTTGTGTTCAgcaaatatttatagaatatgaAGAGAAGCAGTGTaacaaagataaaatattttgacaCATATTTCATTACAGGATGTCAGCAAAAACATAATTACACAATATCTAAGAATATTTCGAAAGTTtacttctattttatttctacataTGCAAAAACATACTGTTGACATTGATATATACAGTGGCTTgctaaattatttacatttgtCACAGAAAACTTTTATATTCACATTGTGttgtatataaaacattttaaaattttgttagtATATAATGAGATTGCCCTATTTATATTgccaatttgaaaaaatatataaaagtttcagGATATTTAATGTAAACTTATATttagtataaaattaatatacagtatGTATAGTCACCTTAAGcgtataatgtattatattaaaaatggtCCCACTGAATACCAAGACTTACTAATGTTATGAATGATtgcttatttaaatatttttataatctctgcaaaatatatgtacatgtacatgtacttgtactaaatatcttataatttctgcatttattttcagaatcatttaaaatttcaaaaatataattatgataGTTGGATGCTATTTATAGGATTAATGAAATTCACGGTATAAAAGTGAAAGAACAATATAAATTGACACcttctaattatttttttcactttGTATCAACGTTTCGAGAACAGTACAGTTCATTTCTTCAGGTCTGCCCAAGTTacgattattaattttttttttcatatgaaCTACATAAATTGATAGTTAAAAACAGGTTTGAATCGATCGTTAGTCGAATTTAAAATTGGAATAATGTGGCGCGATAAACGTGATTGGTAATCAAAATCCTCTTATAACCGTGAGTGGCAGCATTGGCTTCGAAGTTTCACCCTAGGCAAACGAGACGGCATTTTCTTGTGCGCTAGCGCAGAATGCGGTAGTCGCGGAAGCGATGACTGTCAACGCGGAATTCGGCAATCTTGTAATCGCCATATTGTTTGCACACACGTTGTGTTAGCGAAGTCAGTGGTGATAATCTCGTGGTGTCTTAAGTGTTTAATAAGCCACGAGAGGGAAGCGTGG
This genomic stretch from Bombus vancouverensis nearcticus chromosome 16, iyBomVanc1_principal, whole genome shotgun sequence harbors:
- the Rrp5 gene encoding ribosomal RNA Processing 5, encoding MELKSFPRGGKEVQKRKPSDLLFDKYEKIGKRNCEKQRAKKQDKGEPNFIPNTAERLSYATISEGLVVLGCIYEVTNYDLLISLPGGLVGRAQITDISECYTNLLQSLVKSQDSQTNELKSLPELYTYGDYVVCYVKAIQPQETWQISISLEPSLINQSLDVTYLDSGSKIVCTISSIEDHGYVVDTGLINVRAFISTKESGNKKCLFPGKQLLCYVKEVKTNENTSTIILTLKQKLVKAICETEIKSLDSLMPGTKFNLSIKKVLSNGLCVSLDENNIGFINQTYLDEPLSKYSNNLNITGTLLYILPTIKFAYFSSTIDKNRDNTIKPGDVVKEATVLFRESGGIVLQLAKSGIRGFVSFKRTSVEYDTIIEKFAPGTTHKCRILSYSWLDGIYICTMQRSLLEQKYFSLSDFKPGDVINVKITNIDKVNGFINVQHGKFNGQIAPDHISDEGLSALKKLKVDEEVEARVLSVHIDRKRIYLTLKRSLITSDLPILANIQDAKIDAKHHATIIQIHKRGILVKFFGDVKGWIPHFALDTLTSNVNWNYSIGQTISVKIQTVNADSGEITLNVANQDIQVEKATFDIGEEVEGTIIESSTQGLYLRISRNEGQTVSTGFLPAGHMSPCMEIAALLASKYVPGDTLSALVFATVPNLILTRTFVTQGRYRNFEKLKIGDCIPCTIKDMEPDGIRLILPVAECTPFGYVSYSNVSNFNLLHTNQILMAKIFSINKKEQQLGLTLSLKKIYDDLSDPKSRMVAALDTLILYFNKLVELSKNSYYKNRPIASVKLGQRVTGTIEKITADGLVVQLQNNLLGIVSKDHYSENKKIGDKISGTIIWKNYVHELVELTTLSSIMHKISAKQNKQIQFPDGKLLRGRILMVTNWFILIFLQGIGKGTLAAIPVRRHINDLQPDLTPYTIHSKIKCYALLNSKESDIMPLCIIKSAFEKKYCVREKSGDNNNLKRKKQNQENVVLTKKIKIEKLQEVPKMENKGKRNREKPENDLEKEYSKTICDEQIGEEKIKLEDTKPSKKNLRDTLKNVNNDKDNEQRPRTSACGFFWDSNPDLTLLQDKESSSDSEDEIEEKPKLKNKKLSAAERREQERQKEREIRQREEALANNLLPNSVDQFDRLVLASPDSSIIWLQYMAYHLQTTEIEKARAVARRAVKTINFREENEKLNVWNAWLNLESKYGIPESLNDVFQEAVRSNDSLKIYNHMLTVHVEAGRQIELEKTINTMIGKFKHIPEVWFNCGEALVKMGLKDKSRHIMQRALQSLPASEHVNLMARFAIMENKFGDKERAQTLFEQILSSYPKRVDIWSCYVDSLVKSNDIDIARKVLERAVLQVLPPRKMKILYKKFINLEEQHGTQEDVIRVQQMAVEYVEKQCTR